The following proteins are encoded in a genomic region of Rhizobium sp. CCGE531:
- a CDS encoding DUF5131 family protein, translating into MAETQIEWTDATWNPVAGCTIVTSGCTHCYAMEMAKRLEAMGVQKYAGLTRRTGKRTVWNGIVREDREALSIPFRWRKSRKIFVNSMSDLFHESVSDAFIRDVWQVMRETPHHNYQILTKRPERMAKLVPTLIGEVLPNVWLGTSIENADVVGRIEHLRQAPAAIRFISFEPLIGSVGAVDLRDIHWAIVGGESGKAARPIREEWIDEIYGQCLSVGTAFFFKQWGTWGKDNKKRSKKANGREYRGRTWDEMPTVPGATL; encoded by the coding sequence ATGGCTGAAACTCAGATCGAGTGGACAGATGCCACTTGGAATCCCGTCGCAGGGTGCACAATTGTTACGTCCGGCTGTACACACTGCTATGCCATGGAAATGGCCAAACGACTTGAGGCCATGGGCGTGCAGAAATATGCCGGTCTAACTCGCAGAACCGGAAAACGCACTGTTTGGAATGGTATCGTGCGTGAGGATCGTGAGGCGCTCTCGATCCCATTCCGCTGGCGCAAATCCCGCAAGATATTTGTAAATTCGATGAGCGACCTGTTTCACGAGAGCGTTAGCGATGCCTTCATTCGCGACGTTTGGCAGGTGATGCGCGAGACACCGCACCACAACTATCAGATTCTCACGAAACGCCCCGAACGCATGGCCAAGTTGGTCCCTACCCTCATCGGGGAGGTCCTGCCCAATGTCTGGCTCGGCACTAGCATCGAGAACGCGGACGTAGTTGGTCGTATCGAGCACCTGCGCCAAGCGCCGGCAGCCATTCGGTTCATTTCTTTCGAGCCCTTAATAGGATCTGTTGGCGCCGTCGATCTCCGGGACATCCACTGGGCGATCGTCGGCGGAGAGAGTGGGAAGGCAGCACGACCAATTCGTGAGGAATGGATCGACGAAATCTATGGGCAGTGCCTATCGGTCGGGACAGCCTTCTTTTTCAAACAGTGGGGCACCTGGGGCAAGGACAACAAGAAGCGCTCGAAAAAGGCGAACGGACGCGAATATAGGGGGCGGACCTGGGATGAGATGCCCACCGTTCCCGGCGCCACTCTTTAA
- a CDS encoding transposase, protein MADDGFVGRYEVVEPRRGNRRWPDDVKARIVAESLEPGVRVVDVARRHDVVAHQLSLWRRQVREGILALPFETMSGQSESGDAEPAFVPLAIAAEPSEAVSVLAPPLPATVSSVLTLEIGPDVVMRVPGDVPVERVAALVRAMRGTA, encoded by the coding sequence ATGGCAGATGATGGATTTGTTGGGCGTTACGAAGTTGTCGAGCCGCGCCGCGGAAACCGGCGTTGGCCGGACGATGTGAAGGCGCGGATCGTGGCGGAAAGCCTTGAGCCTGGCGTTCGTGTTGTTGATGTCGCGCGCCGTCATGACGTTGTTGCGCACCAGCTTTCCTTGTGGCGCCGGCAAGTGCGCGAGGGCATTCTGGCGTTGCCTTTTGAGACTATGTCGGGCCAGTCGGAGAGCGGCGATGCCGAGCCTGCATTTGTGCCTTTGGCGATTGCGGCAGAGCCGAGCGAGGCTGTGAGTGTTTTGGCGCCGCCGCTGCCGGCGACGGTTTCGTCGGTCTTGACATTGGAGATCGGCCCGGACGTTGTGATGCGGGTTCCCGGCGATGTGCCGGTTGAACGTGTGGCGGCTCTGGTGCGAGCCATGCGAGGGACGGCATGA
- the tnpB gene encoding IS66 family insertion sequence element accessory protein TnpB (TnpB, as the term is used for proteins encoded by IS66 family insertion elements, is considered an accessory protein, since TnpC, encoded by a neighboring gene, is a DDE family transposase.), producing MIVAGQRLPILIATRPVDFRCGHQALALMVQTELKLDPHSGVTVIFRSKRGDRLKILVWDGTGMVLTYKILEHGNFAWPKVQDGTMRLSRAQYEALFEGLDWRRVMAQRVTAPSAAG from the coding sequence ATGATCGTCGCGGGCCAACGCCTGCCGATCCTGATTGCAACGCGGCCGGTTGACTTCCGCTGTGGGCATCAGGCGCTGGCTCTGATGGTGCAGACCGAGTTGAAGCTCGATCCGCATTCCGGGGTGACGGTGATCTTCCGGTCGAAGCGCGGCGATCGCCTGAAGATCCTGGTGTGGGATGGCACCGGAATGGTGCTAACCTACAAAATTCTTGAACATGGAAACTTTGCCTGGCCCAAGGTTCAGGATGGGACCATGCGTCTTTCCAGGGCTCAATATGAGGCTTTGTTCGAAGGTCTTGACTGGCGACGGGTCATGGCGCAACGGGTGACCGCGCCGTCCGCGGCAGGGTAA
- a CDS encoding site-specific integrase produces MPSLSDTAIRQAMKRVERSRKQENLADGEGRGTGRLLLVLRPMPKRVTADWMAQQWRDGKRAKKKLGSYPSMSLAQAREIFKRDFADVIQKGRSIKLATDTRPGTVADLFEGYVAALKAASKPSWKETEKGLNKIGDTLGRNRLAREIEAEEIVELIRPIYERGARSMADHVRSYIHAAFSWGMKSDNDYRNISPRRFRIPFNPASDIPTEPKVQGTRWLSEDEFVKLYRWLECPDTPVHPSYPRAVQLIMLTGQRVEEIARLHVDQWDAAERIIDWSKTKNLQPHAVPVPPIAAELIESIKPNEFGWYFPSAKDPSKPVSHGTLYSFVWRQRDRGVIPFATNRDLRRTFKTLAGKAGVPKEIRDRIQNHALQDVSSKNYDRWNYMPEKRAGMARWDKFVRALLKKRRSEGTLEAAA; encoded by the coding sequence ATGCCGAGCCTCAGCGACACTGCTATCCGGCAAGCTATGAAGCGGGTGGAGCGATCAAGAAAGCAAGAGAACCTTGCCGATGGCGAAGGCCGTGGTACCGGCAGGCTTTTGCTTGTTCTCAGGCCGATGCCGAAGCGCGTCACGGCCGACTGGATGGCGCAGCAATGGAGGGACGGCAAACGTGCCAAGAAGAAACTCGGTTCGTATCCCTCAATGTCACTCGCGCAAGCGCGAGAAATTTTCAAACGCGACTTCGCCGACGTCATCCAAAAGGGCCGCAGTATCAAGTTAGCGACTGACACTCGACCGGGAACGGTCGCAGATCTCTTCGAAGGCTATGTAGCGGCACTGAAAGCCGCGAGCAAACCATCCTGGAAAGAGACGGAGAAAGGGCTCAACAAGATTGGCGACACTCTCGGACGCAACCGCCTCGCCCGCGAGATCGAGGCCGAAGAGATTGTGGAGCTGATCAGGCCGATCTATGAGCGCGGCGCTCGATCAATGGCGGATCACGTGCGCTCCTATATTCATGCCGCCTTCAGCTGGGGAATGAAGTCGGACAACGATTATCGAAACATATCCCCTCGGCGCTTCCGGATTCCCTTTAACCCGGCCTCCGACATCCCCACCGAGCCCAAAGTCCAGGGTACACGCTGGCTCAGCGAGGACGAGTTCGTGAAACTCTACCGCTGGCTCGAATGCCCCGACACTCCTGTCCATCCATCATATCCACGCGCCGTGCAGCTCATTATGCTGACCGGTCAGCGCGTCGAAGAGATCGCACGGCTGCATGTGGATCAATGGGATGCGGCCGAACGCATCATCGATTGGTCGAAGACGAAGAACCTTCAGCCGCACGCTGTACCGGTCCCACCGATTGCAGCGGAACTCATCGAGTCTATCAAACCAAACGAATTCGGCTGGTACTTCCCTTCGGCGAAGGATCCATCGAAGCCGGTCAGCCACGGGACATTGTACAGTTTCGTCTGGCGACAGCGAGACCGCGGCGTCATCCCCTTCGCCACCAATCGCGATCTGCGGCGGACCTTCAAGACCCTGGCTGGCAAAGCGGGCGTCCCGAAAGAGATACGAGACCGCATCCAGAACCACGCGCTACAGGACGTAAGTTCCAAAAACTATGACCGCTGGAACTACATGCCCGAGAAGCGCGCCGGTATGGCGCGCTGGGACAAGTTCGTTCGGGCGCTTCTGAAAAAGCGGAGAAGCGAAGGCACGTTGGAGGCTGCCGCGTGA
- a CDS encoding type II toxin-antitoxin system RelE/ParE family toxin: MNWDVSLHDAFEAEFLAFERGVQTELLAVAKLLAEYGPQLGRPYVDTLNGSKHANMKEMRFSAADGEWRAAFAFDPERKAIVLVAGDKSGTSQKRFYKQLIVKADSRFSDHLENLKSAKEE, encoded by the coding sequence ATGAACTGGGATGTCAGTCTGCATGACGCCTTCGAGGCAGAGTTTCTGGCTTTCGAGCGCGGGGTTCAGACCGAGTTGCTGGCCGTCGCGAAGCTGCTTGCCGAATACGGCCCGCAGCTTGGTCGGCCGTATGTCGACACGCTCAATGGCTCGAAGCACGCCAACATGAAGGAGATGCGTTTTTCGGCGGCCGATGGTGAATGGCGCGCGGCCTTCGCATTTGACCCCGAACGGAAGGCCATCGTCCTTGTCGCGGGCGACAAGTCAGGCACGAGCCAGAAGCGCTTCTACAAGCAGCTTATCGTAAAGGCGGATAGCCGGTTTTCCGACCATCTGGAAAACCTGAAATCTGCAAAGGAGGAATGA
- a CDS encoding XRE family transcriptional regulator, with product MGRSLDEVITSLPRDQQEQIEARHDELRQEVEGLRELRQIAGKAQEEVASALKIKQPSVSKIEKQADMYLSTLRSYVEAIGGKLELTVKLPARPALRLHSLGDVGVESNAPVRTVARRRKHAGGR from the coding sequence ATGGGACGGAGCCTAGATGAAGTCATAACTTCGCTGCCCCGCGACCAGCAGGAGCAAATTGAGGCTCGCCACGACGAGCTCCGACAGGAGGTCGAAGGACTCCGCGAGTTGCGCCAGATCGCCGGAAAAGCCCAGGAAGAGGTCGCGAGCGCACTGAAGATCAAGCAGCCCTCGGTCTCCAAGATCGAGAAGCAAGCGGATATGTATCTCTCGACACTGCGCAGTTATGTCGAGGCGATCGGAGGGAAACTTGAATTGACGGTCAAGCTCCCGGCGCGTCCTGCGCTTCGGCTGCACAGCCTCGGCGATGTCGGTGTCGAGAGCAACGCGCCAGTTCGCACTGTGGCGCGTCGTCGAAAGCACGCAGGTGGCCGATGA
- a CDS encoding three-Cys-motif partner protein TcmP, with translation MVEKRYEWADGAKLEEHSKRKHKILREYVFDYLTVRCRLPQQERFRLAIVDGFAGGGRYECGTPGSPLIFIEELKRAVDAVNTNRAVQGLGAIEVECLLIFNDSSRDAVELLKTEVAPLQAAVTATCPKLHLRVQYLNEFFEAAYPTIKTFLEQGRYKSVIFNLDQCGDSHVERDTLLDIMRSYPAAEIFYTFMISSLLAFLQKNQPEQLKSRLAHLGLTSANIDALNGLMSRNDWLGTAEKIVFDTFRLCAPYVSPFSINNPGGWRYWLIHFANAYRARQVYNNILHDNASLQAHFGRSGLNMLSYDPRHDEGILYLFDDRGRASAKNQLLGDIPRLVMESGDAMSVMDFYGSIYNITPAHADDVHAAIIDNPDLEVITPAGGERRKANTIAINDVIKLKTQRSFFPMFLNAGT, from the coding sequence GTGGTCGAAAAGCGATATGAATGGGCCGATGGCGCGAAGCTCGAAGAGCATTCAAAGCGCAAACATAAAATCCTTCGCGAATACGTCTTCGACTATCTGACAGTCCGGTGTCGCCTCCCGCAGCAGGAGCGCTTTCGCCTTGCGATTGTCGATGGCTTCGCGGGTGGCGGACGATACGAATGTGGTACACCTGGATCGCCGCTCATATTCATTGAAGAATTGAAGCGTGCCGTCGACGCGGTGAATACAAACCGCGCGGTTCAGGGGCTCGGTGCGATCGAGGTAGAGTGCCTTCTCATCTTCAACGATTCCAGCCGCGACGCCGTTGAATTGCTCAAAACGGAGGTCGCTCCCCTGCAAGCTGCTGTCACCGCGACTTGTCCAAAGCTTCATTTGCGGGTGCAATATCTGAATGAGTTTTTCGAGGCCGCGTATCCAACGATCAAGACCTTTCTGGAGCAAGGGCGCTACAAGAGCGTGATCTTCAATTTGGATCAGTGCGGGGATAGTCACGTCGAGAGAGATACGCTCCTTGACATTATGCGCTCCTATCCGGCCGCCGAGATTTTCTACACCTTTATGATCAGTTCCCTCTTGGCGTTCCTTCAGAAAAACCAGCCGGAGCAATTGAAGTCGCGTCTCGCTCATCTCGGTCTCACAAGTGCAAATATCGACGCACTCAATGGGCTAATGAGCAGGAATGATTGGCTGGGGACAGCCGAGAAGATAGTGTTCGATACCTTTCGGCTTTGCGCTCCATACGTCAGCCCATTTTCGATAAATAATCCAGGTGGATGGCGGTATTGGCTAATTCATTTTGCCAACGCCTATCGGGCCAGACAAGTCTACAACAATATTCTCCATGACAATGCGAGCCTGCAGGCTCATTTTGGCCGCTCTGGCCTGAACATGCTGTCCTATGATCCGAGGCACGATGAGGGGATTCTCTACCTGTTTGATGACAGGGGCCGCGCCTCGGCGAAGAACCAGTTGTTGGGAGATATTCCGCGCCTCGTCATGGAATCCGGCGACGCCATGTCTGTCATGGACTTCTACGGGAGCATCTACAACATCACCCCGGCTCATGCCGATGACGTGCATGCGGCGATCATCGACAACCCGGACCTGGAGGTCATCACGCCAGCAGGTGGCGAGAGACGTAAGGCAAACACGATCGCGATCAATGACGTCATCAAGTTGAAGACGCAACGAAGCTTCTTTCCCATGTTCCTAAACGCGGGAACCTAG
- a CDS encoding IS66 family transposase: MSSPLDLSLFPDLPPEVVKAFAAMEFELSVERAARQHEQAVVAEKDAFIAELKELVEKLEGQVHDYRRTKFGPKSEKLDPAQMELALEDLETAIAETQARIAAVEKKIEAGASDPDKAAPRKERKARALPEHLPRVEKVIEPDSIVCPCGCGNMVRIGEDRTERLDRIPARYEVIVTIRPKYACPKGRTGVVQARAPAYLLEGSWPTEALLAEIAVSKHSEHMPLNRQAEVMARHGVPIDRTVLSDWMGRTGSEIAPVVDYMAKRLLFESTRLYVDETTAPVLDPGRGKTKTGYLWAVLRDDRGWNGSAPPGVVFHYRPGRKGEYAAEILDGFNGTIQVDAYGGYSHLATSDRMGGDPLKLAFCWAHGRRKLIKAAPKSGSPIVDEALVRIAALYKIEGSIRGSDPEHRRAVRQDLSLPLVDEFFTWLAAQAQRVSRKSDLGKALAYMLTRQDGFRLFLDDGHVDIDSNLVENAIRRPAMNRRNALFAGHDEGGRNWARFASLIGTCKMNSVEPYAYLCDLFVSLANGHLAKDIDALMPWAYAARIKASQ; the protein is encoded by the coding sequence ATGTCATCGCCCCTTGATCTCAGCCTGTTTCCGGACCTTCCGCCAGAGGTTGTCAAAGCCTTTGCGGCGATGGAGTTCGAACTGTCGGTCGAGCGTGCTGCACGTCAACATGAGCAGGCTGTGGTTGCCGAAAAGGACGCGTTCATCGCCGAGCTGAAGGAACTGGTCGAGAAGCTTGAGGGGCAGGTTCACGACTATCGGCGCACGAAGTTCGGGCCGAAATCGGAAAAGCTCGATCCGGCGCAGATGGAACTGGCGCTGGAAGACCTTGAAACGGCGATTGCCGAAACACAGGCGCGGATCGCCGCCGTCGAGAAAAAGATCGAAGCCGGCGCATCCGATCCGGACAAGGCCGCCCCTCGCAAGGAGCGTAAGGCCCGTGCATTGCCCGAACACCTGCCGCGGGTCGAGAAGGTGATCGAGCCCGACAGTATTGTCTGCCCCTGTGGTTGCGGCAACATGGTCCGGATCGGTGAAGACCGGACGGAACGGCTCGACCGGATTCCGGCACGCTACGAGGTGATCGTCACGATCCGCCCGAAATACGCCTGCCCCAAGGGTCGAACGGGCGTCGTCCAGGCCAGAGCGCCGGCGTATCTGCTGGAAGGGAGCTGGCCGACGGAAGCCCTTCTGGCTGAGATTGCCGTCTCCAAGCATTCCGAACATATGCCGCTCAACCGGCAGGCCGAGGTCATGGCGCGACATGGGGTGCCGATAGACCGCACGGTCCTTTCCGATTGGATGGGGCGCACGGGCAGCGAAATCGCACCGGTGGTCGACTACATGGCAAAACGGCTGCTGTTTGAAAGCACGCGGCTCTATGTCGACGAGACCACGGCTCCGGTGTTGGATCCGGGGCGAGGCAAGACGAAGACCGGTTATCTCTGGGCCGTGTTGCGTGACGACCGCGGCTGGAACGGTTCTGCGCCGCCGGGCGTGGTGTTCCATTATCGGCCCGGGCGTAAAGGCGAATATGCCGCTGAAATCCTCGACGGGTTCAACGGGACAATCCAGGTGGATGCCTACGGTGGTTACTCTCACCTCGCCACGTCGGACCGGATGGGCGGTGATCCCTTGAAGCTGGCTTTCTGTTGGGCGCACGGGCGCAGAAAGCTGATCAAGGCCGCGCCAAAGAGTGGATCGCCCATCGTCGACGAGGCGCTGGTGCGGATCGCCGCGCTCTACAAGATCGAAGGCAGTATCCGGGGCTCAGATCCCGAACATCGCCGGGCAGTTCGACAGGACCTGTCCCTCCCGCTGGTGGACGAATTCTTCACCTGGCTCGCAGCGCAAGCCCAGCGCGTCTCACGCAAGTCCGACCTCGGAAAAGCCCTGGCCTATATGCTGACGCGGCAGGACGGATTCCGGCTGTTTCTGGACGACGGCCACGTCGATATCGACTCCAACCTGGTGGAAAACGCGATCCGCCGACCAGCCATGAATCGCCGCAATGCGCTCTTTGCGGGGCACGATGAAGGGGGCCGCAACTGGGCCCGGTTTGCCAGCCTGATCGGCACTTGTAAAATGAACAGCGTTGAACCCTACGCCTATCTGTGCGATCTCTTCGTCAGCCTCGCAAACGGCCACCTAGCAAAAGACATCGATGCCCTCATGCCCTGGGCCTACGCCGCCCGCATCAAGGCCTCACAATGA
- a CDS encoding nuclease produces MSNRLLLLAGVLAFLCLVTSAFADPCEAPLPAQAGVRFTGIVRYVGDGDGLCVGSTSDTNEWMEVRLADFDAPELHQPGGLVAKTTLERITLHREVTCTTERGRSGRVVSFDRVIARCRIGTDSIGDLLWQLMPTCSLLTRHSLEAI; encoded by the coding sequence GTGAGCAATCGCCTTCTCCTTCTCGCCGGCGTGCTTGCGTTCCTCTGCTTGGTCACTTCCGCCTTTGCAGATCCATGCGAGGCGCCTCTGCCAGCCCAAGCAGGCGTTCGGTTCACCGGCATCGTTCGTTACGTCGGCGACGGAGACGGATTATGCGTCGGCAGCACGAGTGACACGAATGAATGGATGGAGGTTCGCTTGGCTGATTTCGATGCGCCCGAGCTTCACCAACCCGGTGGCCTGGTGGCTAAGACCACCCTCGAGCGCATAACCCTGCATCGCGAGGTCACTTGCACGACGGAGCGTGGCCGTAGCGGCCGCGTCGTCTCGTTCGACCGCGTGATCGCGCGCTGCCGCATCGGCACCGACAGCATTGGAGACCTCCTGTGGCAACTGATGCCCACATGTTCGCTCTTGACGCGACATAGCTTGGAAGCTATATGA